The following are encoded together in the Ralstonia insidiosa genome:
- a CDS encoding antibiotic biosynthesis monooxygenase family protein, giving the protein MVLESALLHVKPGQEAAFEAAFGEARHIIGAMQGFISLTLSRCVEKPGDYLLLVQWQTLEDHTVGFRQSAEYQRWRALLHHFYDPMPEVLHHTLVWEQA; this is encoded by the coding sequence ATGGTGCTGGAATCTGCGCTGCTGCACGTCAAGCCCGGCCAGGAAGCCGCCTTCGAGGCGGCTTTTGGCGAGGCCCGTCACATCATCGGTGCAATGCAGGGCTTTATTTCGCTGACGCTGTCACGCTGCGTGGAAAAGCCTGGCGACTACCTGTTGCTGGTGCAGTGGCAGACGCTGGAAGACCACACCGTGGGTTTCCGGCAGTCGGCCGAGTACCAGCGCTGGCGCGCACTGCTGCATCACTTCTACGATCCGATGCCGGAAGTGCTGCACCATACGCTGGTTTGGGAGCAGGCATGA